The Nitrospinaceae bacterium genome window below encodes:
- the ggtA_2 gene encoding gamma-glutamyltransferase has translation MVATQESIATQVGVDILKQGGNAIDAAVAIGFTLAVTLPQAGNLGGGGFMIAHIAKTGEIVAIDYREMAPHLATRDMYLDNQGTPVTERSRFTHLSVGVPGTVAGLSYALKKYGTLPLKDVMAPAIRLAEKGLLVTAALSDNLKKHSESLLRWPETAKIFFKPDGSSYAPGDLLLQNDLAWSLKEIAREGPKAFYRGAIAEKLAEDMKNHGGLITLNDLKNYRAVRRQPVRGTYRGFEIVSMPPPSSGGIHLIQMLNILEDYPIRSLGAGSGETLHLLTESMKLAYADRSHHLGDPEFWKVPVKGLTSKTYADNLRQLIQSDRTRPAKEILPGEPSTYEESPETTHFSVMDGAGNAVSNTYTLNFSYGTGIVAAGTGILLNNEMDDFSSKPGVPNAYGLIGGEANAIEPGKRPLSSMTPTLIFKGGAPVLATGSPGGSRIITTTLQLILNVLDHRMNVVPATQAPRIHHQWLPDWLEVEPGLKSETLLSLAEKGHLVVETKPFGSTQSILRTKKGFYGASDPRSAGGLARGY, from the coding sequence ATGGTCGCAACTCAGGAATCCATCGCCACGCAAGTCGGGGTCGATATCCTCAAACAGGGAGGGAATGCCATAGACGCGGCCGTCGCCATCGGATTTACTTTAGCGGTCACTCTTCCGCAGGCGGGGAACCTCGGCGGAGGCGGTTTCATGATCGCGCATATTGCCAAAACAGGCGAAATTGTCGCCATAGACTACCGTGAAATGGCTCCCCATCTGGCAACTCGCGATATGTATCTGGACAACCAGGGCACCCCGGTCACCGAGCGTTCCCGTTTCACGCATCTCTCCGTTGGCGTTCCGGGTACCGTGGCCGGCCTTTCTTATGCCCTCAAAAAATACGGCACTCTGCCTCTCAAAGATGTCATGGCTCCCGCGATTCGTCTGGCTGAAAAGGGGCTTCTTGTTACCGCCGCTCTTTCCGACAACCTCAAGAAGCACAGTGAATCTTTGCTTCGCTGGCCGGAAACGGCAAAAATATTTTTCAAGCCGGATGGCTCGTCTTACGCACCGGGGGATTTATTGCTGCAAAACGATTTGGCCTGGTCTTTAAAAGAAATTGCACGCGAAGGTCCCAAAGCTTTTTATCGAGGCGCCATTGCTGAAAAGCTGGCCGAGGACATGAAAAACCATGGAGGATTGATCACTCTTAACGATTTAAAAAATTACCGGGCAGTTCGACGGCAACCGGTGCGCGGGACTTACCGGGGATTTGAAATCGTTTCCATGCCCCCTCCCAGCTCCGGAGGCATCCATTTGATTCAGATGTTGAATATTCTGGAAGACTATCCCATCCGCTCCCTTGGGGCAGGCAGTGGGGAGACCCTTCATCTATTAACCGAATCCATGAAACTCGCGTACGCGGACCGCAGTCACCATCTGGGCGATCCTGAATTCTGGAAGGTTCCTGTTAAAGGACTCACCTCAAAAACCTATGCGGACAATTTGCGTCAATTGATTCAATCCGACAGGACGCGTCCCGCAAAGGAAATTCTACCGGGCGAGCCCTCGACTTATGAAGAGAGCCCTGAAACCACACACTTCTCGGTGATGGATGGCGCTGGAAACGCAGTCAGCAACACCTATACTTTGAATTTCAGTTACGGAACGGGAATTGTTGCGGCGGGAACTGGAATTCTTTTAAACAACGAGATGGATGACTTTTCCTCAAAACCGGGTGTCCCAAATGCTTATGGATTGATCGGCGGGGAAGCCAATGCGATTGAACCTGGAAAACGGCCCCTGAGTTCCATGACCCCCACCCTGATCTTTAAAGGGGGAGCACCCGTCCTGGCGACTGGCAGTCCTGGAGGAAGCCGAATCATCACCACCACATTGCAGTTGATCCTGAACGTGCTGGATCACAGAATGAATGTCGTTCCGGCGACCCAGGCACCGCGCATTCATCATCAATGGCTCCCGGACTGGCTGGAGGTTGAGCCCGGGTTGAAATCGGAAACACTCCTGTCCCTTGCGGAGAAAGGTCACCTGGTGGTGGAAACCAAACCTTTCGGATCCACCCAATCGATTCTGCGAACTAAAAAAGGGTTTTACGGAGCTTCCGATCCGCGCAGTGCAGGAGGATTGGCCAGGGGCTATTGA